From the Jatrophihabitans endophyticus genome, one window contains:
- a CDS encoding aldo/keto reductase: protein MDFRHLGNSGLVVSAVGLGTNNLGMKLDMAASREVVHAALDEGITLFDTADSYGASEERLGEILEGRRDDIVLATKFGSDSRSRGNDNGEDWGARGSRRYVKRAVESSLRRLRTDWIDLYQLHRPDERTPIEETLSALDDLVREGKVRYLGSSNFTGFQIADAEWTARARGLERFVSAQNEYSWLERDLEKDVVPALEHYGIGLLPYFPLASGLLTGKYRRGEAAPEGSRIQAWGRESTLTDEVFDVVEALESFAEERHVTLLDVAMGGLAAQPAVASVIAGATSRDQVARNVAAGSWQPSAADLAELDDITAR from the coding sequence ATGGACTTTCGTCATCTCGGGAACTCAGGGCTCGTCGTCTCCGCGGTGGGGCTCGGCACCAACAACCTCGGCATGAAGCTGGACATGGCCGCCAGCCGCGAGGTCGTCCACGCCGCGCTCGACGAGGGCATCACGCTCTTCGACACCGCCGACTCCTACGGCGCGTCCGAGGAACGGCTCGGCGAGATCCTCGAGGGCAGGCGCGACGACATCGTCCTCGCCACCAAGTTCGGCAGCGACTCACGCTCGCGCGGCAACGACAACGGCGAGGACTGGGGTGCGCGCGGGTCGCGCCGCTACGTCAAGCGAGCCGTCGAGTCGTCGCTGCGGCGACTGCGCACCGACTGGATCGACCTCTACCAGCTGCACCGTCCCGACGAGCGCACCCCGATCGAGGAGACGCTGTCGGCACTCGACGACCTCGTGCGCGAGGGAAAGGTCCGCTACCTCGGCTCGTCCAACTTCACCGGTTTCCAGATCGCCGACGCGGAGTGGACGGCGCGCGCCCGGGGGCTGGAGCGCTTCGTCAGCGCGCAGAACGAGTACAGCTGGCTCGAGCGCGATCTCGAGAAGGACGTCGTCCCGGCCCTGGAGCACTACGGGATCGGGCTGCTGCCCTACTTCCCGCTGGCCAGCGGGTTGCTGACCGGCAAGTACCGCCGCGGCGAGGCCGCCCCCGAGGGCAGCCGGATCCAGGCGTGGGGTCGCGAGTCGACCCTCACCGACGAGGTGTTCGACGTCGTCGAGGCCCTGGAGTCCTTCGCCGAGGAGCGCCACGTCACCCTGCTCGACGTCGCGATGGGCGGCCTGGCGGCACAGCCCGCGGTCGCCAGCGTCATCGCCGGGGCGACCTCGCGCGACCAGGTGGCCCGCAACGTCGCGGCCGGCAGCTGGCAGCCGTCCGCCGCCGACCTCGCCGAGCTGGACGACATCACGGCGCGCTGA
- a CDS encoding DUF4397 domain-containing protein has translation MVAAGAVPLATVVVASGTAPSAAAAAPAADATIRAAHFSPTTPGVDVYLGRFDGRRPPTTLWLSHVRYGAVTAYQPLTPGVYTVAMRAAGASPTSPPMLTWTLHARPHDAYTVAGVGAGTAVRGVVVRDDLSTPPAGRGRVRVVQAASRVPVADVEATDGQVISRSARFATVTGYATLPAGRWTVRARGTSGSTASASGPVVVRSGQVTSILLLDAKTTGITVRTVLDAASAGVVPRDAVPAGAGGTARLGAGGPAATLGPLAGVLGGLAVLLAAASAGTWRRRRRCSPGRTGRDRGAGRGA, from the coding sequence GTGGTCGCCGCCGGCGCCGTCCCGCTCGCGACGGTGGTCGTCGCGAGCGGCACCGCACCGTCCGCCGCGGCGGCGGCGCCGGCCGCGGACGCGACGATCCGGGCCGCCCACTTCTCGCCGACCACGCCGGGCGTGGACGTCTACCTCGGTCGCTTCGACGGCAGGAGGCCGCCGACGACACTGTGGCTCAGCCACGTCCGCTACGGGGCGGTCACCGCCTACCAGCCGCTGACGCCGGGCGTCTACACCGTGGCGATGCGCGCGGCGGGTGCGTCGCCGACGTCGCCGCCGATGCTCACGTGGACCCTGCACGCCCGGCCGCACGACGCGTACACGGTGGCGGGGGTGGGGGCGGGCACCGCGGTCCGCGGCGTGGTGGTGCGCGACGACCTGTCGACGCCGCCGGCCGGCCGGGGGCGGGTCCGGGTGGTGCAGGCGGCGAGCCGCGTCCCGGTCGCGGACGTCGAGGCCACCGACGGGCAGGTGATCAGCCGCAGCGCCCGCTTCGCCACGGTGACCGGTTACGCGACGCTGCCGGCGGGCCGGTGGACGGTGCGCGCCCGGGGCACGTCGGGCTCGACCGCGAGCGCCAGCGGGCCCGTCGTGGTGCGCAGCGGGCAGGTGACCTCGATCCTGCTGCTGGACGCCAAGACCACCGGCATCACCGTCCGCACCGTCCTGGACGCCGCGTCCGCCGGGGTCGTCCCGCGCGACGCGGTGCCGGCCGGGGCGGGCGGGACGGCCCGCCTGGGGGCCGGCGGTCCCGCCGCCACGCTCGGGCCCCTCGCCGGGGTGCTCGGCGGGCTGGCCGTCCTC